GTGGCAAATCTGGGGCTAGTAATGGGCTGGTCAGGGGGAATCCAGTTGACTCCAAAATGCACTTTTTCAAGATCTGGAGCCGagaagccatttccttctccccaacTTGGCaagactgaggtccagagaggggaaaCAGGACCTTGGATCATAAAGAGTGAAAAAGCCAGAGAACAGTTTGGACATGAGccatttgaaagaaaagaagaagcagCCCAGAGACATGGACTTAGCACCACATGTCAGTGTCGGAAGGGACCTCGGAGGCTCGGCCAACTCGCCCATTTTGCCAATGGTGGAACAGAAGCCCCCGGGGCCTGCACAGCTGAGGTCTCTTACCAAGGGCTTCTTTTCTTCATAGTCTGTCTCCACCCCAAATGAAAGACAAACATGAGGTTGGAAATGACAGAAACAAGCCCCTCATGTTTGGCTAAGATGTTTTAAGAGCAAACCCCATAACAGGATCTGGAGTTCAAGTAACAAGTGGCAAACGGCTTGCCAGAGGCTGGTATTTGGCTTTGAGGTCCCTGCCTGGAAGTGCGGAAGCTGATGAAAGGGATCCCTAGGTCTTGGCGGCACTCTCCGGGCCTGGGCTTCCTGCTGCTGCTTCGTCCTCTTCTCCAGCTTCGAGGATGGAGGGACCTGCCCGGAGTTCATCCCCTCGCCCGGCTCGGGCCAAAACATCCATCCACCGCCTCTGAAGCTCCTCGGACTCTGGGCTGAAGTACCAGGCCAGGTGGCTCTGGCTGATCTTGAAGACGTGGCGCCTCTCTTTGTGCTCATTGGCCTCTGGGGCCCCCACCTCAAAGCCAATAAGGGGCAGGCTTCGTTGGGCCTTGACATCCTGGGCAGGGCAGACCAGATGAGTGAGTATGACTTCAGAGGAACCCCTCTGTCCCTCCCTAAAGATTCCTCCTGGCACTAGCAAAACTGCGTCTTCCCATCTGGCTCTAACAGTTCCTTGTGTCTTGGTTCTAGCCTGCCTCCTTATCCCAGCTCTCCTGGGGAAGCATTCCTAGACCAGTTTGGCCTATATTAGCCCTGTGTGTGTTCTTCCTCCATCCCCTTAAGTCTGACGGGAGGGAgcaaagatgaggaagagagcaGCAATGAGGCACAAAGGATAAAGAGGAAGGGGGGGGGACTAAGGCACCCCGGGAGAGAAGGGCTTTGACCCTCCATGCCAGAAAGAGGAGCAAAGGCAGTCCCCTGCCCCATGCCTAgccaggagaggaggagaagggagtaGCGGATGTGGCGAGGCCCTCTCACCTGAGGGGCTCCGTAGATGTAGAGGACGAGGGGCTCGCTCTCAGGGACCACAAACCAGGCCTTGTGCCAGCCCTTGGCACCTTTCTCCATGTAGTGCATGAAGCTGCAAACGAGGCTGTTCTCTGCAGCCACTGATGCCTGTTTCTGgaagggttagggttaggggTCGGGGTCGGGGTCAGAACCTGGGAGCCTGCGTAAGCTCATTCCCTTCCTTGGGGCCCAGGGCCCGAAGCTCACCTCTAGGATAGAGCGTCTCCTCTGGGGTGTGTTCTGCCCGGGGGTTGGGCTGGGCCCCTGGGCCCCACGCAGGGCGGTGTAGCAGTCTAGGCACACTCGATTGGAGCGGTTATTGTCGTAGACCAATCGGGCCCGGAACTCTGAGCACTTGCCGCACACAACCTGCGAGCCAGGCCGGGAAAGACCAGTGGTCAGGACCCCCTGCCCTACCAAGGGGAAGCCACCCTAGAGGGAAAGGCCacgagaagggaggagagggaaaccGAAAAAGTGAGAGATGGCAACTAAAAGGGGGTGGGGCGGGGAGGTGCAGAGAGGGGTCACAGAGGACCGCCATCCGGCCCCCCTGGTCTTCCGGAGGCCCATCTTCACAAACGTTTTCCCCGGCCCAGACTCACGTGGCCACAGGCTTTACAGTGGTGCCTCCGCTTGGTGATTGGGTTGAAGGGCTCCTGGCAGCACATGCACATCGTCACCTCCTTCTCTCGGATGGGCGTCGGGGCGCGCTTCCCGAGGTCCAcgttctgggggggggggaaccccaGCTTCCAGTGAGGCTCCCTAGGTTGCCACCCTCCCTGCACTGTTGTCCCAGCCTCTTCCTTGCTCTCCTCCGGCTTCTCACCAAATACAGCTGAAAGTTCTGAGCCTAGCATTCAAGTCTTTCCCGAGTCTGATTCCTT
This window of the Gracilinanus agilis isolate LMUSP501 unplaced genomic scaffold, AgileGrace unplaced_scaffold1047, whole genome shotgun sequence genome carries:
- the LOC123253923 gene encoding FYVE, RhoGEF and PH domain-containing protein 1-like — its product is SLPPQAIHATLLKHERTLETFRLFNSAHREEEETPPSSPNVDLGKRAPTPIREKEVTMCMCCQEPFNPITKRRHHCKACGHVVCGKCSEFRARLVYDNNRSNRVCLDCYTALRGAQGPSPTPGQNTPQRRRSILEKQASVAAENSLVCSFMHYMEKGAKGWHKAWFVVPESEPLVLYIYGAPQDVKAQRSLPLIGFEVGAPEANEHKERRHVFKISQSHLAWYFSPESEELQRRWMDVLARAGRGDELRAGPSILEAGEEDEAAAGSPGPESAAKT